The following coding sequences are from one Acipenser ruthenus chromosome 7, fAciRut3.2 maternal haplotype, whole genome shotgun sequence window:
- the LOC117415697 gene encoding solute carrier family 25 member 16-like: MATEVSVSSTASPGLPAPARKEYYWLRSFVSGGVAGCCAKTTIAPLDRVKILLQAHNPHYKDLGVFATLRSVPQKEGYLGLYKGNGAMMVRIFPYGAIQFMAFDQYKKLLSKKLGISGHVHRLMAGSMAGITAVICTYPLDVIRVRLAFQVKGHHRYTGIIHAFQTIYKSEGGVSGFYRGLMPTVIGMAPYAGFSFFTFGTLKSLGLAHAPTLLGRPSSDNPEVLVLKTHVNLLCGGIAGAIAQTISYPLDVARRRMQLGSILPDSEKCLTLSNTLKHVYTAYGVKKGLYRGLSLNYIRCIPSQAVAFTTYEFMKQTLHLN; encoded by the exons ATGGCTACAGAAGTATCAGTTTCCAGCACCGCTTCCCCTGGACTGCCAGCACCAGCTCGTAAAGAATATTACTGGCTTCGCTCTTTTGTATCGGGAG GTGTTGCAGGATGTTGTGCCAAGACAACCATTGCACCTTTGGACAGAGTGAAGATTTTATTACAGGCTCATAATCCCCACTATAAAGATTTAG GAGTTTTCGCCACTCTCCGCTCTGTTCCACAGAAGGAAGGCTACCTTGGTCTCTACAAAGGAAATGGAGCCATGATGGTTCGGATCTTCCCTTACGGAGCCATTCAGTTTATGGCATTTGACCAATACAAAAAG TTACTGAGCAAAAAGTTAGGCATATCTGGACATGTTCACCGGTTAATGGCTGGATCTATGGCAG GAATCACAGCAGTCATTTGCACATACCCACTAGATGTCATTAGAGTGCGGCTTGCATTTCAAGTAAAAGGGCATCACAGATACACTGGGATTATCCACGCTTTCCAGACCATTTACAAAAGC GAAGGAGGTGTCTCAGGATTTTATAGAGGTCTAATGCCTACCGTCATAGGAATGGCCCCTTATGCAG GGTTTTCATTTTTCACCTTCGGGACATTAAAAAGCCTTGGACTTGCCCATGCACCCACCCTCCTTGGAAGACCTTCCTCCGATAACCCTGAAGTCTTAGTGTTGAAAACTCATGTCAACCTGCTTTGTGGTGGAATAGCAGGAGCAATAGCACAGACGATATC CTATCCACTGGATGTAGCACGACGTCGGATGCAGTTGGGATCAATCCTACCAGATTCTGAGAAATGTCT CACATTGTCCAACACCCTGAAACATGTGTACACTGCATATGGAGTGAAGAAAGGGCTGTACCGTGGCCTTTCCCTGAACTACATCCGCTGTATACCCTCCCAGGCTGTTGCTTTTACCACATATGAGTTTATGAAACAGACCTTACACCTCAACTGA